The following proteins are encoded in a genomic region of Sylvia atricapilla isolate bSylAtr1 chromosome 14, bSylAtr1.pri, whole genome shotgun sequence:
- the LOC136367752 gene encoding LOW QUALITY PROTEIN: protocadherin alpha-6-like (The sequence of the model RefSeq protein was modified relative to this genomic sequence to represent the inferred CDS: inserted 2 bases in 2 codons; deleted 2 bases in 2 codons) — protein sequence MVPHLMISAVAEDTDEFPVLKNTAAAAASGGESGGGGDGERCRAALRVLVLQAAWALAGGQVRYSVPEEAEAGTVVGRLAQDLGLEAGEAEARRLRLVAQGRRASVEVSGASGALLVSSRLYREELCGKSAPCALRLEVLVERPLRVFHVELEVTDINDNAPIFPAARKNLSIAELSVPGSRFPLEGASDADIGSNAQLSYTLSPSEYFSLDLQKSNERNLIPELVLTKSLDRETIPVHRLVLTASDAGRPSLTGTMELVISVLDANDNAPQFNQSVYKVQLAENAAVGTLVGRVNASDPDLGSNSEMTFTAISFIPPSGKDVISVNPKTGEIHLTGALDFEEVSVFDFRIEARDHGTPPLSGHCSVELQVLDVNDNAPEVRVTSLSVPVSEDAAVGTVVALLSVSDRDSGANGRVRCWVWPXSPFGLEATFAGSYSLVLREALDRERVSEYEVEVRAEDGGAPALRASRGLRVPVSDVNDNAPAFAQAVYTVWARENNAAGAELARLWARDPDEAGNGRVSYSVWEGRRGGRVVSSYVSVDAESGXLWALQPLDYEELQVLQFEVRAVDAGEPPLCGNATVQLFVLDENDNAPALLPPAGSAPEAGGAAAEAARAAQAAGGSIRAVDADSGYNAWLRYELWEPRGKGPFRVGLYSGEVSTARALDEADGPRHRLLIVVRDHGEPARSATATLSVSLVEAAEAALAAAAGSSSSSSSRAAPGADAGAGAAGAATNVWLVVAICAVSSLFLLAVVLYGASRWAPRAAVLSGPGPTTLVCASEVGSWSYSQRHSRSLCVADGAAKSDLMVFSPNFPPPPPGAAPKDTQPEPSALLGTRGSAPTA from the exons ATGGTTCCGCATTTAATGATCTCCGCGGTGGCAGAGGACACTGACGAGTTTCCAGTGCTAAAGAATACAG CGGCGGCCGCAGCCAGCGGCGGagagagcggcggcggcggcgatggGGAGCGTTGTCGTGCGGCGCTgcgggtgctggtgctgcaggcgGCCTGGGCGCTGGCGGGCGGGCAGGTGCGGTACTCGGTGCCGGAGGAAGCCGAGGCCGGCACGGTGGTGGGCCGTCTGGCGCAGGACCTGGGCCTGGAGGCGGGCGAGGCGGAGGCGCGGCGGCTGCGGCTGGTGGCGCAGGGCCGGCGGGCGAGCGTGGAGGTGAGCGGGGCGAGCGGCGCGCTGCTGGTGAGCTCGCGGCTGTACCGGGAGGAGCTGTGCGGCAAGAGCGCGCCGTGCGCGCTGcgcctggaggtgctggtggagcGGCCGCTGCGCGTCTTCCATGTGGAGCTGGAGGTCACCGACATCAACGACAATGCCCCCATCTTCCCCGCCGCCCGAAAAAACCTCAGCATCGCGGAATTGTCTGTGCCGGGGTCTCGTTTCCCGCTGGAGGGTGCTTCGGATGCGGATATCGGATCGAACGCGCAGCTCTCCTACACACTCAGCCCCAGCGAGTATTTCTCTCTGGATTTACAAAAGTCGAATGAGCGAAATCTTATACCCGAACTTGTTTTAACAAAATCTCTGGACCGCGAGACGATTCCCGTTCACCGGTTGGTGCTGACGGCAAGTGACGCGGGCCGGCCGTCTCTGACAGGGACAATGGAGCTGGTGATCTCAGTTTTGGACGCCAACGACAACGCGCCCCAGTTCAACCAGTCGGTGTATAAAGTGCAGCTCGCGGAGAATGCTGCCGTGGGGACGCTCGTGGGGCGGGTGAATGCCTCGGATCCGGATTTGGGAAGTAATAGCGAGATGACCTTTACCGCGATCAGCTTCATTCCCCCGAGTGGAAAAGATGTGATTTCCGTTAATCCGAAGACGGGGGAGATTCACCTCACGGGGGCTCTCGACTTCGAAGAAGTCAGTGTATTTGATTTTCGTATTGAGGCGAGAGACCACGGGACGCCCCCACTGTCAGGTCATTGCAGCGTGGAATTGCAGGTGCTggacgtgaacgacaacgcgccggaGGTGCGGGTGACGTCGCTGTCGGTGCCGGTGTCGGAGGACGCGGCGGTGGGGACGGTGGTGGCCCTGCTGAGCGTGTCGGACCGGGACTCGGGGGCGAACGGGCGCGTGCGGTGCTGGGTGTGGC GGTCGCCGTTCGGTCTGGAGGCGACGTTCGCGGGCTCGTACTCGCTGGTGCTGCGCGAGGCGCTGGACCGGGAGCGGGTGTCGGAGTACGAGGTGGAGGTGCGTGCGGAGGACGGCGGGGCGCCGGCGCTGCGCGCCAGCCGCGGGCTGCGGGTGCCGGTGTCggacgtgaacgacaacgcgccggcgTTCGCGCAGGCCGTGTACACGGTG TGGGCGCGGGAGAACaacgcggcgggcgcggagctgGCGCGGCTGTGGGCGCGGGACCCGGACGAGGCGGGCAACGGGCGCGTCAGCTACTCGGTGTGGgaggggcggcgcggcggccgcgtCGT GTCGAGCTACGTGTCGGTGGACGCGGAGAGCG GTCTGTGGGCGCTGCAGCCGCTGGACtacgaggagctgcaggtgctgcagttcGAGGTGCGCGCGGTGGACGCGGGGGAGCCGCCGCTGTGCGGCAACGCCACGGTGCAGCTCTTCGTGCTGGACgagaacgacaacgcgccggcgCTGCTGCCGCCCGCGGGCTCGGCGCCGgaggcgggcggcgcggcggccgaggcggcgcgggcggcgcagGCGGCGGGGGGCTCG ATCCGCGCCGTGGACGCCGACTCGGGCTACAACGCGTGGCTGCGCTACGAGCTGTGGGAGCCGCGGGGCAAGGGCCCCTTCCGCGTCGGGCTCTACAGCGGCGAGGTGAGCACGGCGCGGGCGCTGGACGAGGCGGACGGGCCTCGCCACCGGCTGCTCATCGTCGTGCGCGACCACGGCGAGCCGGCGCGCTCGGCCACGGCCACGCTCAGCGTGTCGCTGGTGGAGGCGGCCGAGGCGGCGCTGGCCGCGGCCGCGGGATCGTCGTCGTCGTCGTCGtcgcgggcggcgccgggcgcggACGCGGGTGCCGGGGCGGCCGGCGCGGCCACCAACGTGTGGCTGGTGGTGGCCATCTGCGCCGTGTCCAGCCTG TTCCTGCTGGCCGTGGTGCTGTACGGGGCGTCGCGCTGGGCGCCGCGGGCGGCCGTGCTCTCGGGGCCCGGGCCCACGACGCTGGTGTGCGCCAGCGAAGTGGGCAGCTGGTCGTACTCGCAGCGCCACAGCCGCAGCCTGTGCGTGGCGGACGGCGCGGCCAAGAGCGACCTCATGGTTTTCAGCCCCAACttccctccgccgccgcccggcgccgcgccCAAGGACACGCAGCCGGAGCCCTCCGCCCTCCTCGGCACG CGTGGCTCCGCCCCCACGGCCTGA